The sequence GCGCTTCGAGCACGGCCGCGTTGACGATGCCCTCGGCCTTGTCCGCCGCCGCGCACAGCACCAGCGCGTCGGCGTCATGCGCAAGGTCCACCAGGTTCGGCACGAACTGGTACGCAACGTCGTCCATGGGGTGCAGGTCGGTGTAGCTGATTGGGCAGCCAAAAGCCGCCGCCCGGGTCGCGACGGCGCGGCCCACCCGCCCCATGCCGACGATGCCAATGCGCATGCCGCTGAACCGGCGGGCCAGCGGGATGGCGCTGGGCTGGGGGTGCAGCTCCCACTGGCCGCCGCGCACGAAGCGGTCGCCGGCGCACAGGTTGCGGCAGGCCGCGATCAGCAGGCCGATGGCCAGGTCGGCGACGTCTTCGGTCAGCGCGCCCAGGGTGGCGGTGACGGGCAGGCCACGGTCTCGGCAGTACGCCAGGTCCACCGCGTCGGTGCCGACGCCGTTGACGGCCACCACCTTGAGGCCAGGCAACTGCTCCAGCATCGCTCGTGAAATGCCGGTGTGCCCGCCGGTGATCGCGGCGGCGATGGATGCGCCATGTTCACGCAGCCAGGCCTGCTGGTCCGTCACCTCGAAGAATTTGTGGACGGTGTAGAGCGATGCGAGCTTGTCGTTGATCGCGGGGATCAGGATGGGATTGAGTTGCAGGAGCCGAGGTTTCATGTCAATTCTTTCAATGGGGGCAGACGAGGCCCGATGCGTTCAAGGTGGTTTTTCGAAGATGTGGGCATGTTAGTAAATGATTGATCTATTGGTCAATATTGATGTATAAAATCAACATATATAAATTTCTTGGGTTCGACCATGGCTTCCTGGATTTCGATGGACGAGGCGTGCTGCCTTCTTGGCGTGCGGCCTCAGACGGTTTACGCCTACGTGAGCCGTGGCAAGCTGGAGGTCATGCCCGACCCGGCCGACACACGCCGCAGCCTGTACCGCGCCGAGGACGTTGCCGGCCTGGCCAAACGCAAACAGGCCGGCCGCAAACACGAGACCCTGGCCGCCAACACGCTGTTCGGCTCGGAGCCCAGCATCCCGACGGCCCTGTGCGCGTTCTTTCGCGGGCGCCCGTATTACCGGGGCCAGGATGCGGTGAATCTGGCCCGGTCAGCTACCCTGGAAGAGGTGGCTCAACTTTTGTGGGGCGCCGAGCAAGCCGTCGATTTTTCTTCCTCTGCGTCATCCATGCCGATGCGCTCGGGCAAGCCTGGGCGCGTCGCGGCTTTCACGGGCTTGGCCGCCCTGGCGGCCGACGGACATTCCACCCGCGGACGCTTGATCCGGGTGCTGCACAACGAAGGCCAGTGTCTGGTGGGTCAGTTGGCCATTTCGTTCGGTGCCCAGCCGGGGTGCGAGCCGCTGCATCTGCGCTTTGCGCAAGGCTGGAAACAATCGACCCAGGTGGCCGATTTGCTGCGAACGGCCATGGTGCTGCTGGTCGATCACGAATTGACCAG comes from Polaromonas naphthalenivorans CJ2 and encodes:
- a CDS encoding citrate/2-methylcitrate synthase; its protein translation is MASWISMDEACCLLGVRPQTVYAYVSRGKLEVMPDPADTRRSLYRAEDVAGLAKRKQAGRKHETLAANTLFGSEPSIPTALCAFFRGRPYYRGQDAVNLARSATLEEVAQLLWGAEQAVDFSSSASSMPMRSGKPGRVAAFTGLAALAADGHSTRGRLIRVLHNEGQCLVGQLAISFGAQPGCEPLHLRFAQGWKQSTQVADLLRTAMVLLVDHELTSSAFVARIAASTGASLPACLLAGLSTLSGPLHGDASGRVQALFSEVERLGEDQVVAHYLSTGLPLAGFGHHLYPDGDPRAAALLALFEPPEVIARFIQKVTTLTGLQPNIDVALAALVAHHRLPVDAAFGLFATARSIGLLAHSLEQLGVAQVIRPRGRYVGQAPDMTQAART
- a CDS encoding 2-hydroxyacid dehydrogenase, encoding MKPRLLQLNPILIPAINDKLASLYTVHKFFEVTDQQAWLREHGASIAAAITGGHTGISRAMLEQLPGLKVVAVNGVGTDAVDLAYCRDRGLPVTATLGALTEDVADLAIGLLIAACRNLCAGDRFVRGGQWELHPQPSAIPLARRFSGMRIGIVGMGRVGRAVATRAAAFGCPISYTDLHPMDDVAYQFVPNLVDLAHDADALVLCAAADKAEGIVNAAVLEALGPRGFLVNVARGRLVNEADLTEALAAGRIAGAGLDVFVDEPRVPLALRQSDSVTLQAHRASATWETRTAMGEMVLESVAQALAGERPAMSLTT